Proteins encoded by one window of Salvia splendens isolate huo1 chromosome 7, SspV2, whole genome shotgun sequence:
- the LOC121742617 gene encoding ankyrin repeat and SAM domain-containing protein 4B-like, producing MYADQIESQSNRSVKDRLEGNSTAGLGRRRPISGKRQREDDDKWEHDLYEGDGPQVSGRKVGARDLRLKLQRKSIEQSSQFVRGPGGGRDLREKLSGALYSRPVEYKPPAVRPKPVTEASKPTRKSVIAQAPARQEARVSTSVSKKKVQQKVDSVENFLQSLGLDKYAITFQAEEVDMAALVHMSDEDLKAMGIPMGPRKKILLELDSKRDD from the exons ATGTACGCTGATCAAATCGAGTCTCAATCTAATAGGTCGGTCAAGGATCGCCTCGAAGGAAATTCCACCGCCGGTCTTGGACGCCGCAGACCTATCTCCGGCAAGAG ACAAAGAGAAGACGATGACAAATGGGAACATGATCTTTATGAGGGAGATGGACCCCAAGTCTCGG GTCGGAAGGTTGGTGCCAGAGATCTTCGCCTGAAGCTCCAAAGAAAGAGTATCGAGCAATCGTCACAATTTGTACGGGGACCTGGAGGTGGAAGGGATCTACGTGAGAAGCTCTCTGGTGCGCTCTACTCTCGTCCTGTTGAGTACAAGCCTCCAGCAGTCCGGCCAAAGCCTGTAACCGAAGCTAGTAAACCAACTAGGAAGAGTGTCATAGCTCAAGCCCCTGCGCGACAAGAAGCAAGGGTTTCTACATCTGTATCAAAGAAAAAGGTTCagcagaag GTCGATTCTGTGGAAAATTTCTTGCAGTCGCTGGGTCTCGATAAATATGCAATTACATTTCAGGCTGAAGAA GTTGATATGGCAGCTCTGGTACACATGAGTGATGAAGATCTTAAAGCTATGGGAATTCCAATG GGCCCAAGAAAAAAGATACTTCTGGAATTGGATTCGAAGCGTGATGACTGA